The sequence ATCGAACTTGGATTGAAGATGTTTGAAAAGGTAGATGTTCGTGTTGTTGCAAAACCTTTTTTGGAAAAATTAGCGCTTGACGTGGAGGAAACAGTCTATCTCAATCTCCCAAACGACACTAATTCAATTACTATCGATCGGATTGAAAGCCCTCGAAACGTTAAAATTATTGACCGCATTGGGGAAATAATCCCTTTACATATTGGAGGAGCAAACAAAACAATTTTAGCCAATCTTCCCCCCAGCGAGATTGAACGTATTTTAGGGCAACTCATACCAACTGAGCACAAAAGAGAAGCTTTTAAGAATGAATTACATGACGTGAAGCGAAAAGGCTATGCTGTAAGTTATGGGGAAAGGACAAAAGGAACCATTGCTGTTGGAGCCCCTATCTTCAATTTCGATGACCGGGTTCTTGGAGCAATTAGTATTGAAGTTTTGTCCTACGATATTACGGATGATCGTTTAGCTTTTTTTATCGAAAAAGCCTATGAAGTTACCCATCAGATTTCATCGAGACTTCGTGGTGAATAAGAAACCAGACTCCTGCTAGGATTGCATAAAAAAAGTACCCGATTAGACTAGGTACTTACTGAGAATGGATGATATAGAAACAGTTCTTCCCTGACTTTTTCGCTTCATACATTGCATCATCCGCATCTTTCAAAACGGAGGTCACTGTTGCTGTTGTCGATGCGACGAGCGCAATTCCAATGCTAGTCGTCACATTCAGATTGGTGTGCTTCACCAGCCACGGTGCTTTCATCGCAGATTGAATCACCATTGCGGTTTCCTGCGCAAGTGCTTCAGTCTCAACATTGGGCAATAATAGAACAAACTCATCGCCACCAAGACGTGCTACTACTGCATCCGGACTGATACTATCAGATAATCTTCTACCAAACTCCTGAATGACAGAATCGCCAACATCATGACCAAATTGATCGTTAATGTTTTTAAAATAGTCGATATCGAGCAAGTATACTGCAAACCCATTCCCTTCTTCCCGAAATTGATTTAACTCAACTGACAATCGATCAGTCAGTAGGCGACGATTCGGCAAGTCTGTTAAAAAATCATGGTTTGCAAAATACTCTAGCTTGTCCTCATTCTTTTTTTGCATCGTTACATCGCGAATTATTATTACCATATGCTTAAAATTATTCCATTTATCATAAACAGGACTCGCCTTCAATTCTGACCAAAGCCAGCCATCAGCTTTATGTTTGATCCTTACGCGCAAGCTGTAAGTTTTGGCATTTAGCTGCGCTTTTATAAATTTTTGCGTTAATCTATCTGCATCATCATGATGCACAGGCCATAGCGCTGGTCCTCCAATATACGCAGAAGAATCATAGCCGAAAACCGCTCGACTTGAGGGTGATACGTAGGTATACTCGTACCGGTCATTAATTAGCACAATGACATCCTGCGCATTTTCTGCGATGATTCGAAATTGTTTTTCGCTTTGAACAAGCTCGCTCCAAGAGTTTTCACTTTCTAGTTGTGCAATTTTTTCATTCGTAATATTTTGTACGACACCCATAATGTGAGTAAGTTTACCTGCTTTATCAAATAAAGGCGTCAAGCGAGTATGAGAATAATTCCGATCCCCCGAAGACGACAAATAAGAATCTTCGTAGGTTGCTACTTTTTTTGTTTGTAGCACTTTGCTATATTGATAATTCAAGATTTGACTAAGCTCTGCATCGTGTACTTCACTAAAGGTTTTCCCGATTGCAGTTTGATCTACATTGG comes from Sporosarcina sp. FSL K6-3457 and encodes:
- a CDS encoding diguanylate cyclase domain-containing protein codes for the protein MVLPFDTTLMEALADMVFISKVEEDSTFTYAYFNHLALRHANVDQTAIGKTFSEVHDAELSQILNYQYSKVLQTKKVATYEDSYLSSSGDRNYSHTRLTPLFDKAGKLTHIMGVVQNITNEKIAQLESENSWSELVQSEKQFRIIAENAQDVIVLINDRYEYTYVSPSSRAVFGYDSSAYIGGPALWPVHHDDADRLTQKFIKAQLNAKTYSLRVRIKHKADGWLWSELKASPVYDKWNNFKHMVIIIRDVTMQKKNEDKLEYFANHDFLTDLPNRRLLTDRLSVELNQFREEGNGFAVYLLDIDYFKNINDQFGHDVGDSVIQEFGRRLSDSISPDAVVARLGGDEFVLLLPNVETEALAQETAMVIQSAMKAPWLVKHTNLNVTTSIGIALVASTTATVTSVLKDADDAMYEAKKSGKNCFYIIHSQ
- a CDS encoding IclR family transcriptional regulator, which translates into the protein MIQSINRAMQIIEVLSDPKKENWLITELAEETGLPISTVYRLIQSLMQHGLATQIKDTKQYKLGYKWIELGLKMFEKVDVRVVAKPFLEKLALDVEETVYLNLPNDTNSITIDRIESPRNVKIIDRIGEIIPLHIGGANKTILANLPPSEIERILGQLIPTEHKREAFKNELHDVKRKGYAVSYGERTKGTIAVGAPIFNFDDRVLGAISIEVLSYDITDDRLAFFIEKAYEVTHQISSRLRGE